The Burkholderia contaminans genome has a segment encoding these proteins:
- a CDS encoding molybdopterin-dependent oxidoreductase: MSIRQKISFPVSPSLDRKSILKDAQRELALPSRRLFTQRALTLGGLAMLTGCSLTDDQSVNAFLMRVSRMNDRVQAWLFDPTRLAPTYTEAQITRPFPFNAYYGIDEVPDVDGSNYRLQIGGLVTGKRTWTLPELYALPHAEQITRHICVEGWSAIGRWGGTPFREFLQRIGADTSAKYVGFKCADDYYGSIDMATALHSQTLLTFQYDGKTLPPEYGFPMKLRMPTKLGYKNPKHIMEMFVTNTYPGGYWEDQGYSWFGGS, encoded by the coding sequence ATGTCCATTAGGCAGAAGATCAGTTTTCCTGTCAGCCCGTCGCTCGATCGCAAGTCGATCCTGAAAGACGCGCAACGCGAACTGGCGCTGCCGTCGCGGCGCCTCTTCACCCAGCGCGCGCTGACGCTCGGCGGCCTCGCGATGCTGACGGGCTGCAGCCTCACCGACGACCAATCGGTCAACGCCTTCCTGATGCGGGTGTCGCGGATGAACGACCGCGTGCAGGCGTGGCTGTTCGACCCGACCCGGCTGGCGCCGACTTACACCGAAGCGCAAATCACGCGGCCGTTTCCGTTCAATGCGTATTACGGAATAGACGAGGTGCCCGACGTGGACGGCTCGAACTACCGGCTGCAGATTGGCGGCCTTGTGACCGGAAAGCGCACTTGGACGCTACCGGAGCTGTACGCACTGCCGCATGCCGAACAGATCACGCGTCACATTTGCGTGGAAGGATGGAGCGCGATTGGCCGCTGGGGCGGGACGCCTTTCCGCGAATTCCTGCAGCGGATCGGTGCGGACACGTCGGCAAAGTATGTCGGCTTCAAATGTGCGGATGACTATTACGGAAGTATCGACATGGCGACGGCGCTGCACTCCCAGACACTGCTGACGTTTCAGTACGACGGCAAGACGCTGCCGCCCGAATACGGCTTTCCGATGAAGCTGCGGATGCCGACAAAGCTCGGCTACAAAAACCCGAAGCACATTATGGAGATGTTCGTCACAAATACGTACCCTGGCGGTTACTGGGAAGACCAAGGGTACAGTTGGTTCGGCGGCTCCTGA
- a CDS encoding cytochrome b/b6 domain-containing protein, whose translation MAIHPIWLRITHWVNALAAIVMVLSGWRIYDASPIFKGFMFSPDITLGGWLAGALQWHFAAMWVLVFNGIVYLVLNLVTGRLFRKFFPLAPVAVLRDLMRALAGKLHHDDLHNYNAVQKLAYLIAIIDLIVLVLSGIVLWKSVQFPLLRELMGGYESARIVHFCAMAVLVAFVVVHVAMVAVVPRSLLTMIRGR comes from the coding sequence ATGGCGATTCATCCGATCTGGCTACGCATCACGCACTGGGTGAACGCACTCGCCGCGATCGTGATGGTGCTGTCCGGCTGGCGCATCTATGATGCGTCGCCGATCTTCAAAGGATTCATGTTTTCGCCGGACATTACGCTGGGCGGGTGGCTCGCCGGCGCGCTGCAATGGCATTTCGCGGCGATGTGGGTATTGGTTTTCAACGGCATCGTCTATCTCGTGCTGAACCTCGTGACCGGGCGCCTCTTTCGTAAATTCTTTCCGCTGGCGCCGGTGGCCGTGCTGCGCGATCTCATGCGAGCGCTGGCTGGGAAGCTGCATCACGACGATTTGCACAACTACAACGCGGTGCAGAAACTCGCCTACCTGATTGCGATCATCGACTTGATCGTACTGGTGCTGTCCGGGATAGTGCTCTGGAAATCAGTGCAGTTCCCGCTGCTTCGGGAATTGATGGGCGGTTACGAGTCCGCGCGCATCGTCCATTTCTGCGCGATGGCCGTGCTGGTAGCGTTCGTCGTGGTGCATGTCGCGATGGTCGCCGTGGTGCCCCGCTCGCTGCTGACGATGATCCGCGGACGCTGA